The genomic stretch ATTGcataatcctgtgctaattcgcgagacgaatctattaaacctaattaatccgtcattagcaaaaatcatggactaattagacttaatagattcgtctcgtcaattagactccatctatgcaattagttttgtaattagcctatgtttaatactcctaattagcatccaaatatccaatgtgactggtgctaaactttagtggggtgtatccaaacacccttacATGGGACTAAACTTAATTGGTTCATTTGGTGAACAGATATAGTAATATTtggtgggaaaaaaaagaggagtaaggaaaaaaatgaaacacACAAGAGTCCAATTAAGGATGTGTTTGTTTCTTAGGGTCTGAACTTTAGCCTCCgccacatcagatgtttgatactaattacgagtattaaatataggctaattacaaaactaattgcacagatggaggctaattcgagagacgaatctattaagccaaattaatccatgatttgataatgtggtgctacagtaatcatttgctaatgatagattaattagattCAAGGGCTGTTTGGCTAagggggttaaagtttagcacccgtcacatcgtatgtttggatgctaattaggcgtattaaatataggttaattataaactaattgcacagatggagtgtaattcgcgagacgaatctattaagcttaattagtccatgatttgacaatgtggtgctacagtaaccatttgctaatgatggattaattaggcttaatagatttgtctcgtgaattagcacagggttctgcaattagttttataattaactcatatttaattctcctaattagcatccgaacatccgatgtgacactgcacCTACTATCCAAACACTCCTTTGATAGATTCGCGAATTAGCAATTAGTTTTACTCATATTTAATATTATTTGCGACAACGACTGAACTTTAGAGAATCAAACACGTCGCAAGTGAGGTTCTCGTTGGTCACGAGATAGCGACCCAACAACCATCGCATCACACGGCACCGCCGTCTGCCCGTCTTCACCCACCCTCCCTCCCCTGCGCACACGTTGCTGGGGACTCGAGCTTCGGTCTCTCCGCTCATGGCGTCCATGGAGGCGCCCCCCCAGGGTATGCGTATCTTTCCTATCACTCCCTCTTCCACGCATACATAGGAAGTTGTGAACTGGTGCCGCAATGCCGATTTTGATGGCCAGCCGACCTTGAACTTGGGGTCCTCGAAACTGAATTATGTCCTTTTGGATCCTCTTTGTTGGGATTCATTAGGGGATTCTCCTGGGATCGATAGGATAGGACGAACTGGGGATTTTGCCTGATGCGTTTCAGTCTGACAGCAAGACAAGCTAATTTACTGTTGCTTGctgtgcttttcttttcttttctttctcgtGAATTCGTATCTATTTGGCAGAGCTTCTGGAGCAGTTTTCAGGTTGATTTTAGGAGATTCCCTTAGATGAAATAAAGTTCTGTGAGCTAAAAAAACAGATTCTCTTTATCCACGACCACTCCCACGCATAATCACTTTGTCCTTAAAATTTTAATCCAGCCACCACGTAATCACTTCTCATGAAGAATCTTTCCTAATCACCAAAAGGAGTTTCGATCCCTGTCCTTTTTACAGTCCCCAGCCTTTGCACAATTCTCTGCAGGGCTCTTTTAGTTTTACACGGGTTTCTAACATGAGCTTCTGCTGATCAGCGGCTGCGCAGGACAGGGACTACAAGCTGATGAAAGAGGCCGTCTGCGAGGCTTACCGGGCAGTCGACCGCGGCGACGGGGGCCCCTTCGGAGCAGTCATCGTCCGTGACGATGCCGTGCTAGTCAGCTGCCACAACCTGGTTAGGAAGAACACTGATCCGTCGGCACACGCTGAGGTGACAGCAATAAGACAGGTAAAACAATAATTTCTGTGTGCCAGCGTGTGTTCCTCGCATGGCATAACCGTGCTCTGCTCGCGTTTCAGGCGTGCAGGAGACTGGGAAAAGTCGACCTCTCAGACTGCGAAATCTTCGCGTCATGCGAGCCATGCCCGATGTGCATCGCCTTGATTCGGGCATCCAAGATCAAGGTTAACGAAAAAAAATACCCTTTGTTTCCGTTTTATTTTGTTTGACAAGGAACGGCAAGGATTAActtcttggaaaaaaaataaaagaaggcCAAAATTACGAGTAGCTGGAGATGATTGTTCACACCATTGCTCGTCTCGTCCTGCAATGCAGAAGGTGGTGTATGGAGCCAAGGCGgaggcggccgtcgccgccgggttCGACGCCTCCATCCCAGAAGCTTTCGTCGAGTACTACCGGAAATCCGGCATCGAGATCAGGCAGGTCCAGGGCGAGGCTGCTCGGATCGCCGATAAGGTCTTTGAGAAGCCATGGGAAATTCCTGGTGAAGCAATGCAACGGAGAAGAACAGGTGGAGGATGGTTTGAGAAGGCCAAGGGAATGGTGATTCGTTGTCTGTGGAACTAGCAGCTGAAATGTGTGATCTGTGCCGGCCGTGCACATCCAGTGATGAAGATTGTACTAAGTTGTCAATAAACAGGAACATGGTCCATTGCGCTGCGTCTTTAGAATCGTCCCATCAATAGAACGTTAGTGGGGGATTGAATGAATGTTGTCAAGGGAAAAGATCGACTTCCCCAAGTTACCGCTTCAAAGCATATTTACAATGGCAAATGTGAGCTAATAAGTGCAGCTCAGTTGATTGTGTTTCTTATTACGGTGAAACTTATCTGTACATTTATGGCTAATTGTAGATGATGTGCTCATCGAGAGCGAGGACATATTTGGTGCCACACATATTTGGTGCCACACATTTGTACCAACCAGTTCAACAAAAAGTTTAAACTGACGAGGAAAGATC from Setaria italica strain Yugu1 chromosome II, Setaria_italica_v2.0, whole genome shotgun sequence encodes the following:
- the LOC101762366 gene encoding uncharacterized protein LOC101762366, whose amino-acid sequence is MASMEAPPQAAAQDRDYKLMKEAVCEAYRAVDRGDGGPFGAVIVRDDAVLVSCHNLVRKNTDPSAHAEVTAIRQACRRLGKVDLSDCEIFASCEPCPMCIALIRASKIKKVVYGAKAEAAVAAGFDASIPEAFVEYYRKSGIEIRQVQGEAARIADKVFEKPWEIPGEAMQRRRTGGGWFEKAKGMVIRCLWN